One Coffea arabica cultivar ET-39 chromosome 5e, Coffea Arabica ET-39 HiFi, whole genome shotgun sequence DNA segment encodes these proteins:
- the LOC113688345 gene encoding uncharacterized protein, giving the protein MEEFNEAIGSCGLSEVPFDGAAFTWTNGTVWQRLDRALMNREWADGFDLSHVSHLARGRSDHAPLLICCQNGGPPKCSFKFLNVWRGHPGFQEVVQREWGKTVEGEGMAKFYNKLRLVKAGLRVWNAEVFGNIFSKVKEAEVIMKQREGEFDMSRDPAARASLEEAKAVYARESAAECEYWRQKAGVKWLQAIRGSAVEFVSSLFASEQHGWQPPSVPFTVPQLSAEDNGLLAALPEMEEVREVIFGMEADSALGPDGFGAGFYQGCWSIIKLDLLEAVKAFFQGMCLPRSFTSTSIVLLPKVAGASCWKDFRPISLCNTCSKIISKVVARRLGRVLPSLVSPWQTGFVPGRGITDNILLTQELVMDLDRRLRHPNIMLKLDMEKAYDRVEWPFLLFMLRQFGFQERVVDIFFRLVSNNWFSILVNGEAAGFFKSSRGVRQGDPVSPGLFVLVTDFLGRGLHHLLLSRPGRLFVSAGSQVPYLAFADDMLIYTRCSEDCLNAIKGFLEGYQQASGQRVNVNKSAFILASGATEAQEQMVTRVLGFHRARFPFTYLGAPIYKGRCLSLLFDGIEAKMRGHLGHWSTKLLSFGGKMVLIRHVLASLPMYLLQVLNPPKAVFIRLGNICNSFLWDQRGEKRMHWASWEKLCFPSEEGGLGFRSFRDMSRAFAAKLWWRFRSGDSIWAEFMHEKYSSGCHPLEASSVRPSRTWRRLEAIRVVVEPKIRWCIGEGLVDFWKDRWALDNPLEEVVVGAGHPHFLVSEFLTRDGWDEARLAQWVPESVIGVIRDIPFEVSQKDRLVWAPSSSGLFSVNSAWEFLRQRRCPSLVDSLLGQPALPAKMVFLAWRLVRKFIPLDVVLKSRGVLLPSRCGCCYGEEEDLLHVFVTGPIASQVWTRVSRRFGFQMRNCSTMASIFIAWFLSSDTSSKNHIRVIVPIVVCWFLWRARNQERFQGGRWEVNRIIWDVENFIEQLGRANKLRGFHFKGDEDCEWRRLVSGPARRSSPRAIAWEKPPCGVFKLNTDASVINGRAMGGGLVRNYQGKLIFTFYKEFGEHGVLEAECLALLEGLQLCLQRGLVPSLVEVDSKVLVHLVVSGAVAKWPLCNSLRKVRRFLEGFPATISHVFREANGPADRLAAVGLTGSHVFEEGSHLPAIVRSAIVLDSLGVPGVRWLSEDG; this is encoded by the exons ATGGAAGAGTTTAATGAGGCGATTGGAAGTTGTGGGTTGTCGGAGGTGCCTTTTGATGGTGCTGCGTTTACATGGACGAATGGCACGGTGTGGCAGCGTTTGGATAGGGCCTTGATGAATCGGGAGTGGGCGGATGGGTTTGATCTCTCGCATGTGTCCCATCTGGCCAGGGGCCGTTCGGACCATGCGCCTCTATTGATCTGTTGCCAGAATGGGGGTCCTCCCAAATGTTCGTTTAAATTTCTAAATGTGTGGCGGGGTCATCCTGGGTTTCAGGAGGTGGTTCAGCGTGAATGGGGGAAGACAGTGGAGGGCGAGGGGATGGCAAAGTTCTATAATAAATTGAGATTGGTGAAGGCTGGTCTACGGGTTTGGAATGCTGAGGTGTTTGGAAATATATTCTCCAAGGTCAAGGAGGCTGAGGTCATTATGAAACAGCGTGAGGGGGAGTTTGATATGAGCCGCGATCCGGCAGCCAGGGCTTCACTGGAGGAGGCGAAGGCGGTGTATGCGCGAGAATCGGCAGCGGAATGTGAGTATTGGAGGCAGAAGGCGGGTGTCAAGTGGTTACAG GCTATTCGGGGTTCAGCTGTGGAGTTCGTATCCTCGTTGTTTGCTTCTGAGCAACATGGGTGGCAGCCGCCATCGGTTCCCTTCACGGTTCCCCAGTTGTCGGCAGAGGATAATGGGTTGCTTGCGGCACTCCCTGAGATGGAAGAGGTGCGagaggtgatttttggaatggaGGCGGATAGTGCTCTGGGGCCGGATGGTTTTGGGGCAGGTTTTTAtcaagggtgttggtcgattattaagttggatttgctgGAGGCGGTGAAGGCCTTTTTTCAGGGTATGTGTTTGCCTAGGAGTTTCACTAGTACTTCTATTGTCCTTCTGCCTAAGGTGGCGGGGGCATCGTGCTGGAAAGACTTTAGGCCAATAAGTTTGTGCAACACTTGTTCCAAAATTATTTCAAAGGTGGTTGCTCGTCGGTTGGGGAGGGTGCTCCCGTCGCTAGTCTCCCCGTGGCAGACAGGTTTCGTTCCTGGCCGAGGGATAACGGATAACATTCTGCTCACTCAGGAGTTAGTGATGGATTTAGACAGGCGCTTGCGGCATCCGAACATCATGCTTAAGTTGGATATGGAGAAGGCTTATGACAGAGTGGAGTGGCCATTTCTGTTGTTTATGTTGAGGCAATTTGGGTTTCAGGAGCGGGTGGTGGATATTTTCTTTAGGTTAGTTTCTAATAATTGGTTTTCGATTTTGGTAAATGGAGAGGCTGCGGGTTTTTTCAAGTCGTCACGGGGTGTTCGGCAGGGGGACCCAGTTTCACCGGGTCTGTTTGTGTTAGTGACCGACTTCTTGGGCCGTGGCTTGCACCACTTGTTGCTTAGTAGGCCGGGAAGGCTTTTTGTGTCGGCGGGGTCTCAGGTGCCTTATCTCGCCTTCGCGGACGATATGCTTATCTATACGCGGTGTTCTGAGGACTGCCTGAATGCAATAAAGGGGTTTTTGGAGGGGTACCAACAGGCTTCAGGCCAGAGGGTGAATGTCAATAAGAGTGCTTTCATCTTGGCGTCGGGAGCGACTGAGGCGCAGGAGCAGATGGTAACGAGGGTCTTGGGGTTTCATCGGGCTCGGTTCCCTTTTACATATTTGGGTGCCCCTATTTATAAAGGGCGGTGTCTCAGTTTGTTGTTCGACGGTATTGAGGCAAAAATGCGGGGCCATCTTGGACACTGGAGTACTAAATTGCTTTCGTTTGGGGGGAAGATGGTTTTAATTCGACATGTTCTAGCGTCGTTGCCTATGTATTTGCTTCAGGTGTTGAATCCTCCTAAGGCGGTTTTCATCCGGTTGGGCAACATTTGTAATTCCTTTTTGTGGGATCAAAGGGGGGAGAAGCGTATGCATTGGGCCTCATGGGAGAAACTGTGTTTTCCTTCAGAGGAAGGGGGTCTGGGGTTTAGATCGTTTAGGGACATGTCTCGGGCTTTTGCGGCTAAGCTATGGTGGCGATTCCGGAGTGGTGACTCTATTTGGGCGGAATTCATGCATGAAAAGTACAGTTCGGGTTGTCATCCGTTGGAGGCCTCGTCTGTGCGGCCTTCAAGGACTTGGCGCCGCCTTGAGGCGATCAGGGTGGTTGTGGAGCCGAAGATTAGGTGGTGTATAGGGGAAGGCCTGGTGGACTTCTGGAAGGATCGATGGGCTTTAGATAATCCGTTGGAAGAGGTGGTGGTGGGTGCGGGGCATCCGCATTTTCTTGTGTCTGAATTTTTAACCAGGGATGGTTGGGATGAGGCTCGTCTTGCTCAGTGGGTGCCGGAGTCGGTTATCGGTGTGATAAGGGACATCCCATTTGAGGTTTCTCAGAAGGATAGATTGGTTTGGGCGCCTTCTTCATCGGGTCTTTTTTCAGTAAACTCGGCGTGGGAGTTTCTTCGGCAACGGAGGTGTCCATCCTTGGTTGACTCTCTCCTTGGGCAGCCAGCTTTGCCAGCAAAAATGGTGTTTTTAGCGTGGCGCTTGGTAAGGAAGTTCATTCCTTTGGATGTGGTGTTGAAATCGCGAGGGGTGTTGCTTCCTTCCCGGTGTGGGTGTTGTTATGGGGAGGAGGAGGATCTCTTGCATGTGTTTGTGACTGGGCCGATTGcttcccaagtttggacgagggtGTCGCGTAGGTTTGGGTTTCAGATGAGAAATTGCTCTACCatggcttcgattttcattgcTTGGTTTCTATCTTCCGATACATCGTCCAAGAATCATATTAGGGTGATAGTGCCAATTGTGGTGTGTTGGTTTCTTTGGAGGGCTAGGAACCAGGAGCGCTTTCAGGGGGGCCGGTGGGAGGTCAACCGGATAATTTGGGATGTGGAGAATTTTATAGAACAGTTGGGGAGGGCAAATAAGCTTAGGGGGTTTCATTTCAAGGGGGATGAGGATTGTGAGTGGCGGCGGTTGGTCAGCGGTCCTGCCAGGCGAAGTTCCCCCCGGGCGATTGCCTGGGAAAAGCCTCCCTGTGGAGTGTTTAAATTGAATACAGATGCTAGTGTGATTAACGGGAGGGCCATGGGTGGTGGGCTGGTGCGTAACTATCAGGGGAAATTGATTTTTACCTTTTATAAGGAGTTCGGGGAGCACGGGGTGCTTGAGGCAGAGTGCTTGGCGCTTCTGGAGGGGTTGCAGTTGTGTCTTCAAAGGGGGCTGGTTCCTTCGCTGGTTGAGGTCGACTCCAAGGTTTTGGTTCATTTAGTGGTATCTGGGGCGGTTGCGAAGTGGCCACTGTGTAACTCTCTAAGGAAGGTGAGACGTTTTTTGGAGGGTTTTCCGGCTACCATCTCACATGTTTTCCGGGAGGCCAACGGTCCCGCTGATAGGCTTGCAGCGGTTGGGTTAACTGGTTCTCATGTGTTTGAGGAGGGTTCACATTTGCCGGCAATTGTTAGGTCGGCCATAGTTCTGGATTCCCTGGGAGTGCCAGGGGTGCGGTGGTTATCTGAGGATGGGTAG